A region of Leishmania panamensis strain MHOM/PA/94/PSC-1 chromosome 33 sequence DNA encodes the following proteins:
- a CDS encoding hypothetical protein (TriTrypDB/GeneDB-style sysID: LpmP.33.0030) gives MRRSTVVRYYWSRYRIPSQMPRFDGPAPVAAPQNMNSTKTNEFIDPIDDKFPISIRGNLVRPDVPEDQYVDSWYVCTSMTHHLGDFRPWSASAPANAYRFRPYNEFDSKGREYVEHLRKYSRYTPQASRGKGAKGFPFREAYLTKMNTAETTAVNPTRETIMSRAVAERLHHARVLSPLQVQRDVGRQEKPLPCAGKIMADRSTFPFRSNTEDWYEYEVAKVRNRRFVFENTSGNDASAAEVTYRIVLEGFWDHHVMKLADDVVMFLKDVGRQVVEEKLKSVRASLESLTSGRAVDPEVVAAFNASLKGPFGGPDRYDTEEVAHFLRTELERLEKQCVDLINRSNVPIPGTSNIYDPNVSWPYVEQMEPWTRLAEFWTSSSDTSFTELEMSTAHYEFRKYFRVVVVKLPFQSTEFEQRMYGIRHWLHRQTSCEFHTTYRRNVVHDSAVFPTEHDAETQPSHEHHRLFSFALDWQSAPVNYLSVELAREGDSWASLAKRLGCSESELQAANDTLEEVVAGVAVNVPGSATRRLTSFSAAPSVLPLQPRDGKPAITSWRAAAELLDCSIEELQQANGAAALTYVAAAESGDGAFDPTVKELVVPHTATAASSGSSFAAFEPVFESDTWASIATRLGCTETELLRCNDVDVPGVAVSSRSVVRVPASATTPRRILHPQLRPQAATDALLARTLGEQVAGALGEIPSLPENAAKFPHEYHTSTSRFPATPQEPLASDNWIAYTAKYLDKQLALQDEPTPVYNVNKLWPMQQVPGKIDQTPFEEDQTWFMHPIPVQQMEQHHPEKDLQDLPFVNHEQFPRSLEWTAP, from the coding sequence ATGAGGCGCAGCACAGTTGTGCGGTACTACTGGTCACGGTATCGCATACCGTCGCAGATGCCTAGGTTCGACGGGCCGGCACCGGTAGCAGCCCCTCAGAACATGAACAGTACCAAGACAAACGAGTTCATCGACCCTATCGATGACAAATTTCCTATCTCTATACGCGGCAACCTAGTGCGGCCCGATGTACCAGAAGATCAATACGTGGATAGCTGGTATGTGTGCACGTCCATGACGCACCACCTTGGCGACTTTAGACCTTGGAGTGCCAGCGCACCAGCCAACGCCTACCGCTTTCGCCCATACAACGAGTTCGACTCGAAGGGCCGCGAATATGTAGAACATCTGCGAAAGTATAGCCGCTATACACCACAGGCGTCGCGGGGAAAAGGCGCCAAGGGGTTTCCCTTTCGCGAGGCGTACTTGACGAAGATGAACACCGCTGAGACGACCGCGGTGAACCCGACACGTGAAACAATCATGAGTCGTGCTGTTGCCGAGCGTCTGCATCACGCAAGGGTGCTGAGCCCTCTTCAGGTGCAGCGAGATGTCGGCCGACAAGAGAAGCCCCTGCCCTGCGCCGGCAAGATTATGGCTGACCGCTCTACCTTCCCTTTTCGGTCGAACACGGAGGACTGGTACGAGTACGAGGTGGCCAAAGTGCGCAACAGGCGCTTTGTGTTTGAAAACACGAGTGGCAATGACGCCAgtgcggcggaggtgacgtACCGCATCGTGCTGGAAGGATTCTGGGACCACCACGTGATGAAACTGGCCGATGACGTAGTGATGTTTCTCAAAGATGTAGGCCGccaggtggtggaggagaagctgaagagcgTGCGCGCCAGCCTCGAGAGCTTGACGAGCGGTCGCGCAGTCGACCCCGAGGTGGTCGCGGCCTTTAATGCGTCGCTGAAGGGGCCATTCGGCGGCCCTGACCGCTACGACACGGAAGAGGTGGCACATTTTTTGCGCACCGAGCTGGAACGGCTGGAGAAGCAATGCGTCGACCTCATCAATCGCTCCAACGTTCCCATTCCAGGTACGTCGAACATCTACGATCCAAATGTTTCGTGGCCGTACGTGGAGCAGATGGAGCCGTGGACCCGACTGGCCGAGTTCTGGACGTCCTCCTCGGACACCTCCTTCACCGAGCTCGAGATGTCGACGGCGCACTACGAATTTCGCAAGTATTTCCGTGTTGTCGTGGTGAAGCTGCCCTTTCAGAGTACTGAGTTCGAGCAGCGGATGTATGGCATTCGTCACTGGCTGCACCGTCAGACAAGCTGCGAGTTTCACACAACGTACAGACGCAACGTGGTGCACGACAGCGCCGTCTTCCCAACTGAGCACGATGCGGAGACGCAACCGTCTCACGAGCACCACcggctcttctcctttgcacTCGATTGGCAGAGCGCCCCAGTGAATTACCTGAGCGTCGAACTGGCCAGAGAGGGTGACAGCTGGGCCTCTCTCGCCAAACGCCTCGGGTGCTCGGAGTCGGAGCTCCAGGCGGCCAATGATacactggaggaggtggtcgCTGGTGTTGCGGTGAATGTGCCGGGAAGTGCGACGCGGCGCTTGACCAGCTtcagcgctgcgccgtctgtCCTGCCACTGCAGCCTCGCGACGGCAAGCCGGCCATCACGTCTTggcgggcggcggcagagctTCTCGACTGCTCTATTGAGGAGTTGCAGCAGGCAAATGGTGCGGCTGCTCTCACCtacgtcgccgcagcagagtCGGGCGATGGCGCCTTTGATCCCACCGTCAAGGAGCTGGTGGTGCCCCacacagccaccgccgcgtcgagCGGATCCAGTTTTGCGGCCTTCGAGCCGGTGTTCGAGAGCGATACCTGGGCGTCCATCGCCACGCGATTGGGCTGCACTGagacggagctgctgcgttgCAATGACGTGGATGTACCAGGGGTCGCCGTGTCGTCGCGCTCTGTCGTGAGAGTGCCGGCAAGCGCgacgacgccacgccgtATTCTACACCCGCAGCTTCGGCCGCAGGCTGCAACCGACGCGTTGCTGGCGCGCACACTTGGTGAGCAGGTGGCCGGCGCTCTGGGCGAGATCCCGAGCCTCCCGGAAAATGCGGCCAAGTTCCCCCACGAGTACCACACCTCAACCTCGCGCTTCCCCGCTACTCCGCAGGAGCCGTTGGCGAGCGATAACTGGATTGCCTACACTGCTAAGTATCTGGATaagcagctggcgctgcaggacgaGCCGACTCCGGTGTACAATGTGAACAAGTTGTGGCCGATGCAACAGGTGCCGGGGAAGATTGATCAGACCCCGTTTGAGGAGGATCAGACGTGGTTCATGCACCCCATCCCTGTGCAGCAGATGGAGCAGCATCACCCAGAGAAGGACTTACAGGACCTTCCCTTTGTCAATCACGAGCAGTTTCCACGGTCGCTGGAGTGGACGGCACCCTAA
- a CDS encoding hypothetical protein (TriTrypDB/GeneDB-style sysID: LpmP.33.0020), whose translation MHSAPLLRTRRTGLFLVDTQTFLTDAHVVHQLVDFADSLGLVSHMWMSYSLSLRNGLRLRRGTVPANVWHTLCGCSFFAAHPAHSFHRIDRSEVERTNPRVMCDFILNEVPTGGLKWVTACPSTVPHFHPPMANGVKHHLWVPIQLRRLVPVHAEVHVTLPPFVTFVHIEQLTPDAKLAEIVDKLCWA comes from the coding sequence ATGCACagcgctcctcttctccgcacCAGGCGCACCGGGCTGTTTCTTGTCGACACACAGACGTTCTTAACAGACGCGCATGTCGTGCACCAACTTGTCGACTTTGCCGACTCTCTCGGTCTCGTCTCGCACATGTGGATGTCGTACTCCCTGTCGCTGAGGAATGGACTGCGTCTCCGCCGTGGAACGGTACCGGCTAATGTCTGGCACACGCTGTGCGGCTGCTCGTTTTTCGCTGCGCACCCCGCGCACTCCTTTCATCGCATTGACCGTAGTGAGGTCGAGAGGACCAATCCGAGAGTGATGTGCGACTTTATCTTGAACGAAGTACCAACCGGCGGGCTCAAATGGGTGACTGCATGCCCCTCTACGGTGCCACATTTCCATCCTCCAATGGCCAATGGGGTCAAGCATCACCTATGGGTTCCGATACAGTTGAGGCGACTCGTGCCGGTCCACGCCGAAGTGCACGTGACTCTTCCACCCTTTGTAACCTTTGTCCACATAGAGCAACTCACGCCTGACGCTAAGCTAGCGGAGATCGTCGACAAGCTGTGCTGGGCGTGA
- a CDS encoding hypothetical protein (TriTrypDB/GeneDB-style sysID: LpmP.33.0040): MDEMCVTATTISGETIVLDTSAPNMYGFHPGQIVHFTKSLRNGKVALIRGVSDGLIWFAVLPDVTSAASEEALQAPVSTVSCRVKEELIRQYGWMVDETCNPYAACSPASI, from the coding sequence ATGGACGAGATGTGTGTCACGGCAACAACGATTTCGGGCGAGACTATTGTCCTGGACACAAGTGCTCCGAACATGTACGGCTTTCATCCCGGACAAATTGTACACTTCACAAAGAGTCTCCGGAATGGCAAGGTGGCTCTCATTCGCGGCGTCAGCGATGGACTCATTTGGTTTGCCGTCTTGCCCGATGTCACTAGCGCAGCCAGTGAGGAGGCCCTGCAGGCGCCTGTCAGCACGGTGAGCTGCCGAGTTAAGGAGGAGCTTATTCGTCAGTATGGGTGGATGGTTGACGAAACCTGCAACCCGTATGCTGCGTGTTCCCCGGCCTCGATTTAG
- a CDS encoding hypothetical protein (TriTrypDB/GeneDB-style sysID: LpmP.33.0010), translated as MCVPPAQRQARKGCDVTAYLTPKRYVGVLATWKSRPHHLRLLPSANKKARGSSSQGLIGKLGYARDSTWDASCVMLLKVLSGVGCSCCEERHNVFRKKREDVTLRVPGAADKKRFSFAVDLAKPYAIYCPSSPTARRISLRHCALLRLLPSLHKPRCACVGKQQNVHEGYSHRCHRNCIAPGMSTAYAPELFCDALN; from the coding sequence ATGTGTGTACCGCCAGCTCAGCGGCAAGCGCGTAAAGGTTGCGATGTCACAGCTTACCTGACCCCCAAACGCTACGTGGGCGTCTTAGCGACGTGGAAGTCAAGGCCGCACCACCTTCGTCTGCTGCCTTCTGCAAACAAAAAGGCGAGGGGCTCCTCCTCGCAAGGACTCATCGGAAAACTGGGCTACGCTCGTGACTCCACATGGGATGCCTCGTGTGTGATGCTGCTGAAAGTCCTCTCTGGCGTTGGCTGTTCGTGTTGTGAGGAGCGCCACAACGTCTTCcgcaagaagagggaagacgTGACGCTTCGAGTGCCCGGCGCAGCAGACAAGAAgcgtttctctttcgccgTCGACCTTGCAAAGCCATATGCCATCTACTGCCCTTCTAGTCCTACTGCGCGCCGGATCTCTCTTCGCCACTGCGCGCTTCTGCGGCTCCTGCCCTCCCTTCACAAGCCCAGATGCGCTTGCGTTGGCAAGCAGCAGAACGTGCACGAGGGCTACTCGCACCGCTGTCACCGAAATTGCATTGCACCTGGGATGTCCACTGCATACGCGCCTGAGCTTTTCTGCGACGCTCTCAACTGA